From a region of the Labrus mixtus chromosome 5, fLabMix1.1, whole genome shotgun sequence genome:
- the riok2 gene encoding serine/threonine-protein kinase RIO2, whose translation MGKLNVVVLRYLCRDDFRVLTAVEMGMKNHEIVPVSLLSSIASLKHGGCNKVLRELVKHKLVVYECTKSVQGYRLNYGGYDYLALKTLCSREVVFSVGNQMGVGKESDIYIVASPNGEQYALKLHRLGRTSFRNLKNKRDYHKHRKNMSWLYLSRLSAMKEYAYMKALYDRGFPVPKPVDYNRHALVMELINGYPLCQVHELQDPPALYNEFMELIVKLANHGLIHGDFNEFNLMLDDQDHITMIDFPQMVSTSHANAEWYFDRDVKCIRDFFAKRYNYESELYPTFKDIRRSCSLDVEVSASGFTKDMERDSALLHPAGPEEEDEEEEEEEDDDDDDDDDDETESDDKEATDEEAEKEGESVVLDEYKHAMLELEGLKVCDLQEDKQDDKIEAGEVEEQKATETKLTARSDEVTEEDKELDEAEDECPELADLSTCNQEFKPFRDSGSLLHMTEHTRRRSDSEATMGSVGSCSTIPPEVVRQKVRRQLTQQQKASQRRRLQKGEANLVTKSRRENQNNIKSSLESASFWG comes from the exons ATGGGTAAATTAAATGTCGTGGTGCTGAGATATTTATGTCGAGATGACTTCCGGGTCCTCACAGCG GTTGAGATGGGAATGAAGAACCATGAAATTGTTCCAGTGAGTCTCCTGTCTTCCATCGCCAGCCTCAAACACGGTGGCTGCAACAAGGTCCTCAGAGAGCTTGTCAAACACAAACTGGTGGTCTACGAATGCACGAAAA GTGTGCAGGGCTACAGATTGAACTACGGAGGATATGACTACCTGGCTCTGAAGACTTTGTGCTCAAGAGAAGTGGTCTTCTCAGTTGGCAACCAGATGGGTGTGGGTAAAGAGTCAG atatatatattgtgGCAAGTCCAAACGGAGAGCAGTACGCTTTGAAGCTTCACCGATTGGGTCGCACCTCCTTCAGGAACTTGAAAAACAAGAGAGATTAccacaaacacaggaagaaTATGTCCTGGCTCTACCTCTCACGCCTTTCTGCCATGAAAGAGTATGCCTACATGAAG GCCTTGTATGATCGGGGCTTTCCAGTTCCCAAACCAGTGGACTATAACAGACATGCTTTGGTGATGGAGCTCATCAATGGATATCCACT GTGTCAGGTGCATGAGCTGCAAGATCCACCGGCCCTGTACAACGAGTTCATGGAGCTCATAGTCAAACTGGCCAATCACGGTTTGATTCACGGAGACTTTAACGAGTTCAACCTCATGTTGGACGACCAGGACCACATCACTATGATTGACTTCCCTCAGATGGTGTCCACCTCACATGCCAATGCTGAATG GTATTTTGACAGAGATGTCAAATGTATCAGAGATTTCTTTGCAAAGCGGTATAACTACGAGAGTGAGCTCTACCCAACCTTCAAAGACATCAG GCGGTCTTGTTCTCTTGATGTAGAAGTTTCAGCGAGTGGCTTCACCAAAGATATGGAAAGAGACAGTGCATTGCTTCACCCAGCTGgacctgaggaagaggatgaggaggaggaggaggaggaggatgatgatgatgatgatgatgatgatgatgaaacgGAGAGTGATGACAAAGAGGCAACAGATGAGgaagcagaaaaagaaggagagagtgtGGTCTTGGATGAATATAAACATGCAATGCTGGAACTGGAAGGGCTCAAAGTCTGTGACTTACAAGAAGACAAACAGGATGATAAAATAGAGGCTGGAGAAGTGGAAGAGCAAAAAGCGACTGAGACGAAGCTCACTGCCAGAAGTGATGAAGTGACAGAGGAGGACAAAGAGCTGGATGAGGCAGAGGATGAGTGTCCAGAGCTGGCAGACCTTTCTACCTGCAACCAAGAGTTCAAGCCCTTCAG AGACTCTGGCAGTCTTCTTCACATGACAGAACACACcaggaggaggtcagacagCGAGGCCACAATGGGTAGCGTAGGGAGCTGCTCTACCATACCACCA GAGGTGGTCCGTCAGAAGGTGCGGAGGCAGCTCACTCAACAGCAGAAGGCATCACAAAGGCGACGTTTGCAGAAAGGAGAGGCCAACTTGGTGACCAAATCCAGGAGAGAGAACCAAAATAACATCAAGTCTAGTCTGGAGAGTGCCTCATTCTGGGGATAA
- the LOC132974183 gene encoding protein limb expression 1-like: MNKVQEEESIMSYLSKSETETNSKDLNVVAMLHNFWERRQMSQSNGSSSESDGSVGDAVIHAESLLLYESAPSPGPPYVCFVTLPGGSCFGNYKVCDSQAQARRDAARVALMNSLVNELPCRRITSPFIMQSLQQAATDSAVSIDDACDSSTSVGTYSLLLHTCIGRTMLEFQEMMTIFQLLHWNGTLKALRERQCSRQSVIAYYSRRGLDEYIRSSLALDWLGREQKSPGRLGEELQVAQKELMLAQRRGIELRFYKEKTEILSLALSQAYIHHTPDDFNHVQSNTYNQEQLPLHTLCSQDTEVQITPPRSPTQTIHKNTKQSLCQTSGNHTSHNSPRPYPQQTFDTLNNFDWT, translated from the exons ATGAATAAAGtccaagaggaggagagcatcatgtcatatctgtcaaaGAGTGAGACTGAAACCAACTCAAAAGACC TGAATGTAGTGGCCATGCTCCATAACTTCTGGGAGCGGAGGCAGATGAGTCAGTCAAACGGCTCCTCTTCTGAGTCGGATGGTTCTGTTGGAGACGCAGTGATCCATGCAGAAAGTTTGCTGCTCTATGAGTCTGCGCCATCCCCCGGTCCCCCGTACGTCTGCTTTGTCACCCTGCCCGGAGGAAGCTGCTTTGGCAACTATAAG gtgtgtgACAGTCAGGCACAGGCTCGGAGGGATGCGGCCCGTGTGGCTCTGATGAACTCGCTGGTGAATGAGCTGCCATGTCGACGCATCACCTCCCCGTTCATAATGCAGAGTTTGCAGCAGGCGGCCACAGACAGTGCT GTCTCTATTGACGATGCATGTGATTCAAGCACCAGCGTTGGGACCTACAGTCTGCTGCTCCACACATGCATAGGGCGGACCATGCTGGAGTTCCAG GAGATGATGACCATTTTCCAGTTGTTGCACTGGAACGGGACACTTAAAGCTCTGAGGGAAAGACAGTGCTCTCGACAG AGTGTGATTGCTTATTACTCTCGGAGAGGACTCGATGAGTACATTCGCAGCAGCTTGGCTCTGGATTGGCTCGGACGTGAGCAGAAGTCACCGGGGCGACTCGGGGAGGAGCTGCAGGTAGCGCAGAAGGAGCTGATGTTGGCCCAGCGGCGAGGCATAGAGCTGCGCTTCTACAAGGAGAAGACAGAGATCCTTAGCTTGGCCCTGAGTCAGGCATATATTCACCACACACCTGATGACTTCAACCACGTGCAGAGTAATACATACAATCAAGAGCAGCTTCCTTTACACACGTTATGTAGCCAGGACACAGAAGTCCAAATAACTCCACCCAGAAGTCCTACACAGACcatccacaaaaacacaaagcaatCACTCTGTCAAACCTCTGGCAATCACACATCTCACAACAGCCCTAGACCGTACCCACAGCAGACCTTTGATACTTTAAATAACTTTGACTGGACTTAA